CCGCCAGCACGCCGGCGTCGCACGCCTGCTGGAGGCGGAGCTGCGTCATATAGGCGCGGCCGATATCGACACCCGATCCGACGATGCCGATGACCGGCACGATCGCCGCGGCAGTCAGAATCAGGGCATTGCCGCGCTGGTCGCGCGCAAGTGCTTTTCCTGTTTGCCGCAAGCGGCTGAAAATGGTCCCACCCATGGTCAAAACCCCTCTTGGACCAGGCTCACAGCCCACCCGGATGCGCGACTGGTATCGTCGCACTAGCGGGAAACTGCTTACCAAATGGCTAATCGACCCCGCGGCGTTTGGCGGCCAAACGGCTGATTTGCTCCGTTTCAGGACAGATTCGCCGTCCTGCCGCAAAAGATGCACAAGGAATCGCCTTCTGCTATTGCGTGCGCCATGCCCGCGACACCCGCCTGGCCGCCCGCCAGCACCCCCCGCCTGTTCATCGACACCCCGCTCGGACCCGATGCCGCGCCGGTGATCGACGGCAGTTCGGCGCATTATCTGCTCGGCGTCATGCGGCTGAAGGCAGGTGATCCGGTCTTGCTGTTCGACAACCGCAGCGGCGAATGGCTGGCGGTCGTCGCCGACGCCGGCAAGCGGTCGCTGACCGTGCGGATCGAGCGCCAGACGCGTCCGCTCGAACGCGTGCCCGACCTCTGGCTCTGCTTTGCGCCGGTCAAGAAGGCGCGGCTCGACTGGATTATCGAAAAGGCGACCGAACTCGGCGTCGCGCGCCTGCAGCCGGTGATCACCGAACGGACGATCGTCGAGCGGGTGAAGGCGGAACGGATCGCAGCGCAGATCGTCGAGGCATGCGAGCAATGCGGCCGCACCGCCCTTCCCGCACTCGCCGACCCCGTAAAGCTGCCGCAGCTTTTGCGGGACTGGCCGGCCGAACGTGCGCTCCTGTTCGCGGACGAAGCCGGCGGCGCAGCTTTCAATAGCGTCGATGCCCCGGCCCCGGCGGCAATTCTGACCGGGCCCGAAGGCGGCTTTACGACCCGCGAACGCGACCTGCTGCTGGACTGTTCCGCAGTCCGCCGCGTCGCGCTGGGCCCGCGCATCCTGCGCGCCGAAACCGCCGCGATCGCGGCGACCGGCCTGTGGATGGCGAAGCATGGCGACTGGAGCGGCGGCTAACCATATTTGTGCCCATCCGACACAATGAAGGCCCAAACTTCACAATCTTAACCCGCTGTTAGCCACAACTGCCCCATAGCGCCGCCATGCAGCGGCGGGACCAGAGCCGAAACTGCTGGTGTGGGGACCAGTATGTGCAGCTATTGCGAGCGTTGATGGCGCTCGCCTGTCTGGCGGCGGGTCTCGTCGCTGCGCCCGTCGGGGCGCAGGCCACCACGACGTACAGCAACACGACCACCGGAACGATCAGCGAGACCGCGACCCCGTGCACCGCCCCGCTGGTGCGCAATTTCACCGTCGCGTCGAACGCCCAGATCACCGACGTCGATATCGGCGTCCAGCTCAGCCACACCTATCGCGGCGACCTTCGCGCGACGCTGGTGTCGCCCGGCGGCACGGTGGTCAGCCTGATCACCAACGTCGGCACGTCGGCGGACAATCTGAACGTCCTGTTCGACGACGGCGCGGCCGCGAGCATCTCGACACACAGTTCGAACGACAACACGACAGCGGCCCCGCCCTATCAGCGCAATTTCAGGCCCGAAGGCTCGCTCGCCAGCTTCAACGGCGAAGCGTCGGCGGGAAGCTGGCAATTGACGATCTGCGATTCGCTGAACGGCGACAGCGGCAGCTTTGCCCGTGCACATCTCTATCTCACCACCGTACCGCTCACGCCCTATGCCGACCTTTCGCTGACCAAGACGGTGAGCAGCGCGTCGCCGGCGTTCGGCGCGAGCATCAGCTATACGTTGAGCGTCACCAATGCGAGCGCCTCGCCGCTCACCGCCACCGGCGTCACGGTACAGGACAGCCTGCCGCCGGGGTTCGCCTTCACCGGCGCCTCGGGCGTCGGAAGCTACAGCAGCGGTACGGGCGTCTGGACCGTCGGGAGTATCCCGCCGGGCACGACACGAACGCTGACGATCAGCGGCACGGTGACCGCAACGTCGGGCGCCACCGTCACCAACAGCGCCGAGATCAGCGCCTCTTCGGCCTATGACACGGACTCGACCCCCGGCAACGGCGCCGCCGGCGAGGACGATGGCGATTCGGCAAGCTTCACCGTGTCGGGTACGCGCACCGCAGGCGTCGCGCCGACGCTCGTCTGCCCCGCGCTGACGACGACCCACGACTGGGACAATATCAGCTGGTCGGCCGGAGCGACCAGCGGCAGCTATGCGCTTGCCGGCATCGGCACGACCAACTTCGGCATCACGATCAGCGGCGGCAGCTTCCTCAGCAACGCGACCTATGGCGGACAGTCGCCGACGCGGCAGAATGTCGTCACCGGCGGACTGTCGCCGGCGCAATATTCGATCTTTGAACTTGTCGATTTCACCAGCCAGGCGGGCACCGCCACCTCGACGATCACCTTGCCGACCGCGGTTCCCGGCGCCCAGTTCCGGTTGTTCGACATCGATTATTCGTCGAGCCAGTTTGCCGACCGCGTGACCGTCACGGGCAGCTTCAACGGATCGCCCGTCATGCCCGTACTGACCAACGGGGCGAGCAATTATGTCATCGGCAACAGCGCCTATGGCGACGTCCTGTCGGCCGACACCAGCGCCAACGGTACGGTAACCGTAACCTTCACCGCCCCGGTCGATACCATCGTCATCGAATATGGCAGCCATTCGATCGCGCCCGCAAATCCCGGGCAGCAGGGGATGGCGATCCACGACATCGTCTTTTGCCGCCCGGTCGGCAATCTCGCGATCGCCAAGACGAGCGGCGTCGTCAGCGATCCGGTCAACGGCACCACCGACCCCAAGGCGATCCCCGGCGCAACGATGCGCTATTGCCTGCTCGTGACGAACAACGGCAGCAGCACCGCGACCACGATCAATATCGCCGATCCGCTGCCGCCGACGATGACCTTCGTTGCGGGCTCGATGCGCAGCGGAACAAGCTGTGCCGGGGCGACGACGGTCGAGGACGACAATGCCAGCGGCGCCGACGAAAGCGACCCGTTCGGCGCGTCGTTCGCGGGCGCGACCGTATCGGCGACTACCGCGACTCTCGCCCCGGCCGCCGCGATGGCGGTCGCGTTCAACGTGACGGTCAACTAATGGCTTCGCTGGCCCGCTTGGCGCGCCTGGGCGCACTCCTCCTCATCGCCGCCGGGGCCGGCGCGCCGGCGATGGCGCAGCGCGTCATCGTCAATCCCTCGTTCGAATCGAACAACCCGCAGGGCGCGGGCGCGGCGAATTACGAAATCTACACCAATGGATCGGTGACCGGCTGGGATTCGGCGTCGGGCGAGATCGAGCTGTGGGATACCGGCTTTCAGAGCGTTCCTGCCTATGACGGTTCGGTCTTCGCCGAAATGAACGCTAACGTGCCCGGCGCGCTCTACCAGAATATCTGCATGGTGAACGGCGAGACGATCGGCTGGACCTTTGCCCACCGCGCCCGCTCGGGCGGCCCGGCGACGCAGACCGCGCGCTTCCAGATCGCGAACGGCAGCGGCACGCTGATCCAGAATCTGGCGACGCAGGCATCGACCACGGCGAACCAGGTCTGGAACGTCAACACCGGCACCGCGACCTATAGCGGCGCGTCGGGCGTCCAGCGCGTCCAGTTCATCACCACCGACGCGGGCAGCTACGGCAATTTCCTCGACGACATCCGCATCACGCTCAATCCGTTCATCGAGCTGTCGACCGCGACCGCCTCGGGGGTCGAATCGATCGCGTCGGCGAACCTGCCGGGCCTTGTCGTCAGCGGCACCTTGTTCTCTGCGCGCACGGTCAACGTCAGCATTACCGGCGGCACCGCGACGCGCGGCACCGACTATACGACGCCCGGCGGCGGCGCGACCTTCACCGTCACCATTCCGGCCGGCACCTATCAGAATGTCACCGTCCCGCTCGGCATCCAGATCATCGACGATACGGTGACCGAGGGTAGCGAGACGATCCAGATCGCGCTGAACACGGGCACCGGCTACACCGTGTCGAGCACATCGAGCTGCGGCGGCACCCCGCGGACCGCCAGCACCTACACGATCACCGATAATGATTCGCCGGTCGTGCTCGCGAAGAGCTGGACGAACGGGATCGCGGGCGACGCGGTCGGGCTGTCGATTTCGGGGGGCCTCGTCCCCGTTGCCGGATCGTCGACCGTCGGCGGCAGCGCCACCAACGCCAGCACCGTCGCGGTCGCCGGAACGACGCTGACCCTGACCGAAAGCTTTACGACGGGATCGGCGGCGAATTACACCAGCAGCATCGAATGCCGCCGCAACAGCGACAATGCGGTGGTCGCGACCGGCGGCAGCGGGCTCAGCCGCACCGTGACGATGCCGTCGGGCACTTCGCTGACTTGTACCTTTACCAACAGCCGCAAGTCGGCGACGCTCGTCGTCCGCAAGACCTGGGTCAATGCCCAGACGACCAACGCGGTCACCGTGGCGAGCGACGGCTTCGTCAACGATGCGACGCTGTCCTCGGTCGCGAACAGCGCCAACGAAACCGACACCAATGCCGCGGTCACCGTCTATGCCGCCGAAAGCGGCGCGCTGACCGAAAGCTGGACGGTCGGCAATGGCGCTAATTATGCGCAGGCGCTCGCCTGCACCGGCAATACGACCGCGCTGGCGGGCAATATGTTGACGGTCAATCCCGCCGACACCGCGATCGTCTGTACCTTCACCAACAGCCGCATCGCGCAGCAGTTCCGCCTCGCCAAAACATGGTCGGGCGCCACGGTCGGCCACACCGCCGCCGCGACGACGAGCGGCGGCACCGCCAATGCCAGCTTCAGTTCGACCGCGCCGACCGCGACAAACGGAACGCAGGTCACGATGCGGGCGGGCGACGTCGTGAACCTTCCCGCCGAAAGCTGGGGCGGCGGCGCGGTCGCTGCGCTCTATAACGCCACGGTCGAATGCACCGGCGGCAGCCCGCTCGCCAGCGGCGCGACGGGACGGACGCTGACGATCCAGCCGAGCACGACGGCGACGGTGTGCACCTACACCAACGCCTATGTCCTGCCGCTCGCGATCGCCAAGACTTCGGTCGCCTATAGCGACCCGGTGAACGGGACGACGAACCCGAAGCTGATCCCCGGCGGATTCGCCGATTATAGCATCACCGTCACCGCGCCGTCGGGCACCGCACCGACGAGCAATAGCGTCGTCGTTACCGACGCGATCCCCGCCAACCTTGCGCTGTTCGTCGGCACCTATGCGCCCGGGCCCGGGCCGATCGGCTTTACCGCCGGGAGCAGCGGCCTGACCTACAGCTTCACCAGCCTCGCGAGCGGCAGCGACGACCTCAGCTTCTCGAGCGACGGCGGCTCGACCTGGACCTATACCCCGGTCGCCGACGCCAATGGTGTCGACACCAATGTCACCCATGTCCGCGTCAATCCGAAGGGCAGCATGGCACCGGGATCGAGCTTCACGATCAACCTGCGCGCGATGGTCGAATAGGCGGGCAAAAGGCGCTACAACAGCCGATTGTATTTTGTACCGAACCGTCTAAATGCGCGAAATGAGCACGCGCACCGCCTCGGACAGCAACGATCCCGTCGTCGAACATGCGAGCGATCTCGCAGTTCCCATGATCAAGGGCGAAAAGCCCCGCGAACGCTGGCGCATCGGCACCGAGCACGAGAAATTCGTCTATCGCACCGCCGACCATCGCGCCCCGTCCTATGACGAGCCCGGCGGCATCCGCGACTTGCTGATGGCGCTGACCCGCTTCGGCTGGGAACCGGTGATCGAGGGCGATAATGTCATCGCGCTAGCCGGCAGCGACGGCACCGTCAGCCTCGAACCTGCGGGGCAACTCGAACTTTCGGGCGCGCCGGTCGAAAATCTCCACCAGACCTGCGCCGAGACCGGCCGCCACCTGAAGCAGGTCAAGGAAGTCGGCGCCGAGCTCGGGCTCGGCTTCCTCGGCCTCGGCATGTGGCCCGACAAGACGCGTGCCGAGCTGCCGATCATGCCCAAGGGCCGCTACAAGATCATGCTCGAGCATATGCCGCGCGTCGGCACGATGGGGCTCGACATGATGCTGCGCACCTGCACGATCCAGACCAACCTCGACTATTCGTCAGAGGCCGACATGGTGCAGAAGTTCCGCGTGTCGCTCGCGCTCCAGCCGCTCGCGACCGCGCTCTTCGCCAGCTCGCCCTTCACCGAGGGTAAGCCCAACGGCTATATGTCGTATCGCAGCCATATCTGGACGGATACCGATCCGGCGCGCACCGGCATGCTGCCCTTCGTGTTCGAAGACGGCTTCGGCTACGAACGCTATGTCGACTATATGCTCGACGTGCCGATGTATTTCGTCTTCCGCGATGGGAAATATATCGACGCCGCGGGGCAAAGCTTCCGCGACTTCCTGAAGGGCGAACTGCCGGCGCTCCCCGGCGAAAAGCCGCGCCTTTCCGACTGGAACGACCATCTGTCGACCGCCTTTCCGGAGGTGCGGCTCAAAAGCTTCCTCGAAATGCGCGGCGCCGACGGCGGCCCGTGGAACCGTATCTGCGCCCTTCCCGCGCTCTGGGTCGGGCTGCTCTACGACCAAAGCGCGCTCGATGCCGCGTGGGACCTCGTCAAGGGCTGGAGCATCGAGGAACAGCAGACGCTCCGCGACGCGGTTCCGGCCGAGGGCCTCGACGCCGCTGCCCCGGGCGGCGGCACGCTCGGCGAGCTCGCCCACCGCGTTCTCGACATCGCCGCGGCAGGGCTGGCCGCGCGCGGCGAGGTCAATTCGATGGGCGACAACGAGGTCGGCTTCCTCGAACCGCTGCGTCGCATCGCCAAGAGCGGCAAATCGCCGGCGCACGACCTACTCGACCGCTATGACGGCGCGTGGAACCACGACCTTTCGAAGATTTACGACGAGCTCAGCTTCTAGGATTGGCGTCAGCTTTCGGGGTGGGGAGCGGCCGTTCGCCTTTTTGTGTACCCCGGCGAAGGCCGGGGTCCAAGGCGCAAGTATGCGGCGCTGGCTTTCCAACGCTCTGGACCCCGGCCTTCGCGTGGGTACATGTCACTTAGGTCCGCTACCGGCGGCAAACTGCCGCACCTCAATATCCCAGCGTCGCTTCCAGAAACCAGATGCGCTGCTGCGTTTCGTCGGCCCAGCCGTCGACGAGCCCACTCGTCGCGATGTCGCCCGCCTCCTCGGCGGCCGCTTTCGCTTCCCGGATCTGCGCGAGCAGCGTCCGGTTGTCCTCCGCGAGCGCACGGACCATCGCGTCGGGCGCGACGCCAGCGGCATCGTCGTCGCGGATCGACTGGCGACGGCCGATGTCGCCGACCGAGCGCAAAGTCACCGCGCCATTCTTGCGCACCCGCTCGGCGATCAGGTCGGTGGTCGCGAGAATCTGCGTCGCCTGTTCATCGAACAGCAGATGCAGTTCGCGAAAATGCGGGCCGTGGACGTGCCAGTGATAATTCTTCGTCTTGAGATAGAGCGCAAAGCTGTCGGCGAGCAGCGCGTTGAGCGCGTCGGCAACCGCAGGCTCATTTTTCTGCGTGTCGGACATCGTCGTAGCGGACATGGAAGAAATCCTTTCTGTTACCGTCCCTAGATAGGGCGCCGTTGACGGAAAGGCCCATGAAGGCTCTTCGTCGCTATCATCGAAAAAATCGATGATCTGAAATGAGTTCAGGCAGCGCTGCCGATCAACCCGAACGCGCCGAGCGCGGTGCGGATCGCCCAGATCAGCAGCACCGTCGCGCTCGCCCCGCGAACGATCCGTGCCGCCCGCTTTTCGCGCAGCGCCGGGCCGAAAGCGAGGCAGGGCAGCATCGCGATCGTCCAGCCGACCAGCCCGCCCGCCGCCGCCCACACCCCGGCGCCGCTCGTCGCAGCGAGCGCGCCGATCAGGAAATGGCTGCGGTCGCCGAACTGGGTGACCAGCATCCGTCCGGCGAGCAGCGCGGGCGGGGCCTGGTCCGCGTCGGCGGGGGCAGCGCGGTCGCGCCAGAGCAGCGCGACCACCGCCGAAAGCATAGAAAAAGCGACGAGCAGCGCCGCGACGCCCTGCCCGATCATGCGGTTCGCGACCGACCCGAGGACCGCCGCGACGACCGCGTTGAGGATGAAGGCCGAAAAGGCGATGATCACAACGACGCGCCGGTCGCTGCGCACGCTCAGCAGGTTCGAAAGAAGGGCGCCCGTTCGTCCATCGGCGTTGGCAAGCGCCACCGCGACGAGGGCCAGCATGATCGCGTCCATAACCCGACCTGCGACGTCAGCGCGCCGCGGTCAATGGCCGAGCCGCATCGCCACCGAGGCGAGCCACGCTTCCTCGGCGGCGGCGGGGAGCGGTCCCCGCGGCGCGCTCGCGGCGTCGCTCATCGCGTCGAGATAGGTCAGGATCGC
The Sphingopyxis macrogoltabida genome window above contains:
- a CDS encoding Dps family protein; this encodes MSSMSATTMSDTQKNEPAVADALNALLADSFALYLKTKNYHWHVHGPHFRELHLLFDEQATQILATTDLIAERVRKNGAVTLRSVGDIGRRQSIRDDDAAGVAPDAMVRALAEDNRTLLAQIREAKAAAEEAGDIATSGLVDGWADETQQRIWFLEATLGY
- a CDS encoding glutamate--cysteine ligase, producing the protein MSTRTASDSNDPVVEHASDLAVPMIKGEKPRERWRIGTEHEKFVYRTADHRAPSYDEPGGIRDLLMALTRFGWEPVIEGDNVIALAGSDGTVSLEPAGQLELSGAPVENLHQTCAETGRHLKQVKEVGAELGLGFLGLGMWPDKTRAELPIMPKGRYKIMLEHMPRVGTMGLDMMLRTCTIQTNLDYSSEADMVQKFRVSLALQPLATALFASSPFTEGKPNGYMSYRSHIWTDTDPARTGMLPFVFEDGFGYERYVDYMLDVPMYFVFRDGKYIDAAGQSFRDFLKGELPALPGEKPRLSDWNDHLSTAFPEVRLKSFLEMRGADGGPWNRICALPALWVGLLYDQSALDAAWDLVKGWSIEEQQTLRDAVPAEGLDAAAPGGGTLGELAHRVLDIAAAGLAARGEVNSMGDNEVGFLEPLRRIAKSGKSPAHDLLDRYDGAWNHDLSKIYDELSF
- a CDS encoding proprotein convertase P-domain-containing protein; this encodes MALACLAAGLVAAPVGAQATTTYSNTTTGTISETATPCTAPLVRNFTVASNAQITDVDIGVQLSHTYRGDLRATLVSPGGTVVSLITNVGTSADNLNVLFDDGAAASISTHSSNDNTTAAPPYQRNFRPEGSLASFNGEASAGSWQLTICDSLNGDSGSFARAHLYLTTVPLTPYADLSLTKTVSSASPAFGASISYTLSVTNASASPLTATGVTVQDSLPPGFAFTGASGVGSYSSGTGVWTVGSIPPGTTRTLTISGTVTATSGATVTNSAEISASSAYDTDSTPGNGAAGEDDGDSASFTVSGTRTAGVAPTLVCPALTTTHDWDNISWSAGATSGSYALAGIGTTNFGITISGGSFLSNATYGGQSPTRQNVVTGGLSPAQYSIFELVDFTSQAGTATSTITLPTAVPGAQFRLFDIDYSSSQFADRVTVTGSFNGSPVMPVLTNGASNYVIGNSAYGDVLSADTSANGTVTVTFTAPVDTIVIEYGSHSIAPANPGQQGMAIHDIVFCRPVGNLAIAKTSGVVSDPVNGTTDPKAIPGATMRYCLLVTNNGSSTATTINIADPLPPTMTFVAGSMRSGTSCAGATTVEDDNASGADESDPFGASFAGATVSATTATLAPAAAMAVAFNVTVN
- a CDS encoding 16S rRNA (uracil(1498)-N(3))-methyltransferase; this translates as MPATPAWPPASTPRLFIDTPLGPDAAPVIDGSSAHYLLGVMRLKAGDPVLLFDNRSGEWLAVVADAGKRSLTVRIERQTRPLERVPDLWLCFAPVKKARLDWIIEKATELGVARLQPVITERTIVERVKAERIAAQIVEACEQCGRTALPALADPVKLPQLLRDWPAERALLFADEAGGAAFNSVDAPAPAAILTGPEGGFTTRERDLLLDCSAVRRVALGPRILRAETAAIAATGLWMAKHGDWSGG
- a CDS encoding beta strand repeat-containing protein produces the protein MASLARLARLGALLLIAAGAGAPAMAQRVIVNPSFESNNPQGAGAANYEIYTNGSVTGWDSASGEIELWDTGFQSVPAYDGSVFAEMNANVPGALYQNICMVNGETIGWTFAHRARSGGPATQTARFQIANGSGTLIQNLATQASTTANQVWNVNTGTATYSGASGVQRVQFITTDAGSYGNFLDDIRITLNPFIELSTATASGVESIASANLPGLVVSGTLFSARTVNVSITGGTATRGTDYTTPGGGATFTVTIPAGTYQNVTVPLGIQIIDDTVTEGSETIQIALNTGTGYTVSSTSSCGGTPRTASTYTITDNDSPVVLAKSWTNGIAGDAVGLSISGGLVPVAGSSTVGGSATNASTVAVAGTTLTLTESFTTGSAANYTSSIECRRNSDNAVVATGGSGLSRTVTMPSGTSLTCTFTNSRKSATLVVRKTWVNAQTTNAVTVASDGFVNDATLSSVANSANETDTNAAVTVYAAESGALTESWTVGNGANYAQALACTGNTTALAGNMLTVNPADTAIVCTFTNSRIAQQFRLAKTWSGATVGHTAAATTSGGTANASFSSTAPTATNGTQVTMRAGDVVNLPAESWGGGAVAALYNATVECTGGSPLASGATGRTLTIQPSTTATVCTYTNAYVLPLAIAKTSVAYSDPVNGTTNPKLIPGGFADYSITVTAPSGTAPTSNSVVVTDAIPANLALFVGTYAPGPGPIGFTAGSSGLTYSFTSLASGSDDLSFSSDGGSTWTYTPVADANGVDTNVTHVRVNPKGSMAPGSSFTINLRAMVE